The following is a genomic window from Nitrospiria bacterium.
AAGGCCCGAGGAACGAAGCAAAAGGCCCGGATTAAACGGTTCGGGGAGATGCAGGGGAGGCAAAAGAAAGTTGGGGATCAGGAGGTGGGGCTTCGCTTCGAATCCCGCCACCGCCTGGGGAATACGATCCTGGGCTGTACCTATCTCTCAAAGACGTTGGGTGGATCAAAGCTGATCGATCAGCTTAGTTTCGATTTGAAAGCCGGGGATCGGGTGGGTATCATCGGGCCCAACGGTTCAGGCAAGACCACCCTTCTCAAAATGATTATCGGGGAGCTTCACCCTAGCTCCGGGAGCATTATCCGGGGAAAGAATACCCGGATCGCCTACTTTGACCAACATCGGGACTCCCTCGATCCGGATCTACGGGTTGAAGACGCCTTGGGCGATGGGCAATGGGTCACCATTGGGGAGGAGCGAAGGCATAAGACGGGATACTTATCGGACTTTCTCTTTGAGCCGTCGGACCAGAAGCGCCTGATCCGGACACTGTCGGGAGGAGAGAAGGCGCGCCTGATGCTGGCCCGGATGATGCTTGAGGACGTGAACCTCCTGATCCTGGATGAGCCAACCAATGATCTGGATATTCCGACGCTCCAATTGCTTGACGACTGTCTCGTCAACTATACGGGTTGTGTCCTGATGGTGACGCATGACCGCTTCTTTCTGGATAAGGTTGCCACCGGTATTCTCAGTTTCGAAGGGGATGGAAGGGTCCAGTACACGTTGGGGAATTACGAGGCCTATCGGAAACGGATCAAAGAAAAAGAGGAGACCAGGCGGACTGCCCGTAAGGAACAGAAGGCTCTTTCGGCCCCAGAAACCGGAACCACATCTTCAAGGAAAAAGAAGGGCCTGAGTTTTAAGGAGAGGCGCGAGCTTGAGGTGATCCAAAAAGAGATCGAGAATCTGGAGGCCGAGCAAAAAAAACTTGAAACCCTTCTGGCCGATCCCGGGTCCTATTCCCGTGAGGAGATCCAGCAATATGGGGAGGAACTTGTCCGGATCGAAAAGGTTCTGGCGGAGCGAATCGACCGCTGGGAGATCCTCGAGGCTAAAGGGATGGAAGGCTGAGCCTCGTTGCGGATCGAAAGAGGAAGGGTGGGTTTGAAATTCCTCCGGTAAAAGAATGGTATGAGATTTTGGAACCTATGGATAAAGAGGGGAGTAAAGAAACGAATTTCGATTGTTTAAAACGATTTGGACCGGATTTGAAAGCCATTAAGTTTCTAACCAATTATGAAATATTAAATGGAAAATTTTAAACCTATCCGATGTTCCATCATATTTTTAATTTTTATTTATCTATCAGATAATTTTTTAAACTTTCCAAAATGAGAATTAACGAACCCTTTTTATCAATAATAGCCTATTTTGTTGTATTGTTTCTGACATAACCATTTCTCGATTTATGATAGGTTTTTTTTGTTAAACTTGCTATTCCCCGTAGCGAGCTACGGGGTGACCGCTTAGGTTCCCCCTTTGGAAAAGGGGGATAAAGGGGGATTTGAGGATTTAGTTTTTCCTCTGAATACCCCGCAGTCTTGCTGAGGGGATTTTTATATTTTAAGAAAATTTTCCAATG
Proteins encoded in this region:
- a CDS encoding ABC-F family ATP-binding cassette domain-containing protein, encoding MNILDISEIEKSYGPRKILDRISITVGEAEKVGVVGRNGSGKTTLLRIMAKLEPPDGGTIAFKKETQVGFLPQEPHLNQESTVSDEIRSVLGELEEKVSRYHAISTAMKDASPSKMDELLKEQQALGGWIDHHGGWETRHRIDQVLSQLGVPDSNASVGGLSGGMKKRVALAKLVLQSPDLLLLDEPTNHLDAATIEWLESFLIAYPGAVILITHDRYFLDRVVQRMFELEKGKIYSYLGSYSSYLLGRAERLEQEEQFQGRLANLLRRESEWMARGPKARGTKQKARIKRFGEMQGRQKKVGDQEVGLRFESRHRLGNTILGCTYLSKTLGGSKLIDQLSFDLKAGDRVGIIGPNGSGKTTLLKMIIGELHPSSGSIIRGKNTRIAYFDQHRDSLDPDLRVEDALGDGQWVTIGEERRHKTGYLSDFLFEPSDQKRLIRTLSGGEKARLMLARMMLEDVNLLILDEPTNDLDIPTLQLLDDCLVNYTGCVLMVTHDRFFLDKVATGILSFEGDGRVQYTLGNYEAYRKRIKEKEETRRTARKEQKALSAPETGTTSSRKKKGLSFKERRELEVIQKEIENLEAEQKKLETLLADPGSYSREEIQQYGEELVRIEKVLAERIDRWEILEAKGMEG